A stretch of the Ascaphus truei isolate aAscTru1 chromosome 4, aAscTru1.hap1, whole genome shotgun sequence genome encodes the following:
- the LOC142492273 gene encoding cystatin-like, producing the protein MTAAGHQSEAAGRGIRSCTEAEQDGRGGACPRERVVGLAALWKVFVVVILATFTQVVADRPTGPQRLGAWSDAEGDGGIQKALQFAISEYNKASNDMYISKVHRIISSRKQFFSIALKVVAGMKYYMEIEVVTTSCKTLDSTLTNCPNQENMTSKIQRCTFEVLSVPWLKTNALKYSFCR; encoded by the exons ATGACGGCAGCAGGCCACCAGAGTGAAGCAGCTGGCAGAGGAATTAGGAGTTGCACTGAGGCAGAGCAAGATGGCCGGGGAGGAGCATGCCCCAGAG AAAGAGTAGTAGGGTTGGCTGCTTTATGGAAAGTCTTTGTCGTAGTGATTTTGGCAACATTTACACAAGTCGTTGCAGATCGACCAACAGGACCCCAACGTTTGGGTGCCTGGAGTGATGCAGAGGGTGATGGTGGAATTCAGAAGGCTCTGCAGTTTGCGATTTCTGAGTACAACAAAGCGAGCAATGACATGTACATCAGCAAGGTCCACAGGATAATCAGCTCAAGAAAGCAG TTTTTTTCAATTGCTTTGAAGGTGGTGGCTGGTATGAAATATTACATGGAAATTGAGGTTGTTACCACTTCATGCAAAACGTTAGACTCTACCCTGACAAACTGTCCAAATCAGGAAAACATGACATCAAAG ATACAGAGATGTACATTTGAAGTTCTGTCTGTTCCCTGGCTGAAGACCAATGCGTTGAAGTACTCCTTTTGCCGCTGA